In the genome of Bacteroides mediterraneensis, the window TTGAAAAATCTTTGAAAGTGTCGTTATTTCTTTTAACTTTGTGGCAATTTATTCATAAAGAAACAACTAATAATTAACTTTATCAGATAAAACTATGAACAGAATTCTTCAGAAGGAACATTTTTCCGAAAAAGTTTTTAAGCTGGTCATTGAGGCTCCCTTGATTGCGAAATCGCGCAAGGCCGGGCATTTTGTGATTGTCCGTGTGGGAGAAAAGGGAGAACGCATGCCGCTGACCATTGCTGCGGCCGACCCGGTGAAAGGAACCATCACGCTGGTGGTACAGGAGGTGGGGCTTTCGTCCACCCGTTTATGCGAATTGAACGTAGGCGATTATATTACAGATGTGGTTGGTCCGTTGGGAAAAGCCACTCATATTGAGAATTTCGGTACGGTAGTCTGTGCCGGAGGAGGAGTGGGGGTGGCTCCGATGCTCCCCATCGTGCAGGCATTGAAAGCTGCCGGCAACCGGGTGATTACCGTATTGGCCGGACGTACAAAGGAACTGATTATCCTGGAAAAGGAAATGCGGGAAAGTTCTGACGAAGTGATTATCATGACCGACGATGGTTCTTACGGACAGAAAGGACTGGTGACGGAAGGAGTGGAAGCGGTCATCAAGCGCGAGAAGGTGGACAAATGCTTTGCCATCGGTCCGGCTGTCATGATGAAGTTTGTCTGCCTGCTGACAAAGAAATACGACATCCCGACCGATGTGTCTCTGAACACCATCATGGTGGATGGAACGGGTATGTGTGGTGCCTGCCGTATCACCGTGGGAGGAAAGACGAAGTTCGTGTGTGTGGATGGTCCGGAATTCGACGGCCACCAGGTGGACTTTGACGAGATGCTCAAGCGTATGGGTGCTTTCAAGGACATCGAACGGGAGGAAATCCATAAGCTGGACGAGCATCCTGCGGCATGTGAAGCGGAACAGGCTGCTTCGGGCCGGAATGCGGAGTGGCGCGAAGCGTTGCGCAAGCGGATGAAGCCGAAAGAGCGTACCCTGATTCCTCGGGTGAAGATGAACGAACTGGACCCGGAATACCGCTCACACAGCCGCAAGGAGGAAGTGAACTTGGGACTGAACGAAGAACAGGCGCTGACGGAGGCCAAGCGATGTCTGGACTGTGCCAATCCTTCCTGTATGGAAGGTTGTCCGGTGGGCATTGATATTCCGGGCTTCATCAAGAACATTGAGCGTGGAGAATTTTTGGAAGCGGCGCGTACGTTGAAGAAAACCAGTGCACTTCCGGCTGTGTGCGGACGTGTCTGTCCGCAGGAAAAGCAGTGTGAGTCGAAGTGTATCCACTTGAAGATGGGGCACGAAGCAGTGGCCATCGGTTACTTGGAACGTTTTGCAGCCGATTACGAGCGGGAAAGCGGACAGGTTTTGGTCCCGGAAATTGCGGCCAAGAACGGCATCAAGGTGGCGGTGGTCGGTTCGGGACCCGCGGGATTGTCGTTTGCGGGCGACATGGCCAAGATGGGGTACGATGTGACCGTGTTCGAGGCCCTGCACGAAATTGGCGGTGTGTTGAAATATGGTATTCCGGAGTTCCGTCTGCCCAACAAGATTGTGGACGTGGAAATCGATAACCTGTCGAAGATGGGTGTCACTTTTGTGAAGGACTGCATCATCGGGAAGACCCTCAGTGTGGAAGATTTGGAGAACGAAGGTTACAAGGGAATCTTTGTAGCTTCGGGTGCCGGATTGCCTAATTTCATGAACATTCCGGGCGAGAACTCCATCAACATCATGTCGTCCAATGAATACCTGACCCGTGTGAATCTGATGGATGCGGCCAGTGAGGACGCCGACACTCCGGTGACCTTCGGTAAGCGAGTCGCTGTGATTGGAGGTGGAAATACGGCCATGGATTCTGTGCGTACGGCCCGCCGTCTGGGAGCGGAGAAGGCGATGATTATTTACCGTCGTTCGGAAGCAGAAATGCCGGCCCGTCTGGAGGAAGTGAAACATGCCAAGGAGGAAGGTGTGGAATTCCTGACCCTGCACAATCCGATTGAATACATTGCCGACGAGAAGGGTCGGGTGAAACAAGTGGTGTTGCAGAAAATGGAGTTGGGCGAGCCCGACGCCTCCGGTCGTCGCAGTCCGGTACCCATCCCGGGGGCTACGGTGACCTTGGACATTGACATGGCCATCGTCAGTGTGGGTGTGTCGCCGAATCCGATTGTACCTCATTCCATTCCGGGTTTGGAACTGGGACGTAAGGGTACCATCGCAGTGAACGAGGACATGCAGTCGTCCATCCCGACCATCTATGCCGGAGGGGATATCGTACGCGGTGGAGCTACTGTGATTCTGGCCATGGGCGACGGACGCCGTGCGGCAGCCGCCATGAACCGTCAGCTTCAGAAAGCATGAACCTTTGCGGGGAAATAGCATAAAAAAACGCAAGGACGTTTGGGAAAAAACGTCTTTGCGTTTCCTTTAAAACGTCCTTGCGTTTTAGATAAAATGTCCTTGTGTTTTGAGTAAAACGTAAGGACGTTTTTTATGGGGTTACTGGCGGAGCAGCGTACGTGTGATTTCACCGGTGTACATGGTGTACGATTTGCTGCTATCTGCTTGGATGTTAAGTGATTTCAGGTCGTCTGCCGTCATTTTCTGGCTCATGGACTTCTTGCACTCAATCACTGCAGCCGGTTGGGTGCTTCCCTGTGCGTAGAAGGTAATCTTATATTCCGTGCACTGTTCCATCAGGGCGCTGAGGGCGATGCGGTCTTGTGCAATCAGCAGGTAGGCCACGTTCTTGTTGAACATTTTTCCGAAGCCTCCCCAGTTTTCCGGTTTGATTTCGATTTCTTCCTCATTGGCCGTCAGAGTGATGCGTCCGTTCTGCAGCTGGCTGTTCCAGTTGTCAGTAAGTTTTGTCACATCCACATCTTTCAGTTCGCCGGTCAGTGCCGGAGCCAGTGGGGTGGCAGGTACGGTTGCGGCAGGAGTTGCCTCGTTAGCCAGCACCTTTTGTCCCAGCGCATCGGTAGCCGACTGGAAAAGCTGGTCTTTCAGGTCGATGGTTTCGCGGCGGAACTTTCCGCAGATGGGGGCAAGTTTCGTTTTCTTCTTGTTCAGTGCCATGTCATCGGTAATCCATTCTTCGGCTGTGTATTTCTGTCCTCCGTCACGGTTTTCGTCATACCAGTAGCGGATGCGGGTCATGGTCATCTGGCATACGCCGTCGGTCACATGGATAAGATACTGGTAGTAGATACGGGTGCGGTCCAGTGAAAGGGCGGAGGAGGAGAAGACAATGTATTCCTCAGCCGAAGCGGCAATGTCACCTTCTTCTTCACTCGTATAAACCACCCGGCTCTGCAGCTTTCCATCGGGTTTGAAGCGGTTGTTGGCCCAGTCAAGCATTTGCTGGTACAGTTGTTCTTTGGAGAGAGAAGGAGCCTTGATTTCATGATTGAAAGTCACTTTCCCGTCTTCCAGGGTGATGGCTCCTGCCAGATACTTCGGGTCGGAGTTTTCTTTTTTATCCTTGGCCATGCCGAACAA includes:
- a CDS encoding bifunctional dihydroorotate dehydrogenase B NAD binding subunit/NADPH-dependent glutamate synthase gives rise to the protein MNRILQKEHFSEKVFKLVIEAPLIAKSRKAGHFVIVRVGEKGERMPLTIAAADPVKGTITLVVQEVGLSSTRLCELNVGDYITDVVGPLGKATHIENFGTVVCAGGGVGVAPMLPIVQALKAAGNRVITVLAGRTKELIILEKEMRESSDEVIIMTDDGSYGQKGLVTEGVEAVIKREKVDKCFAIGPAVMMKFVCLLTKKYDIPTDVSLNTIMVDGTGMCGACRITVGGKTKFVCVDGPEFDGHQVDFDEMLKRMGAFKDIEREEIHKLDEHPAACEAEQAASGRNAEWREALRKRMKPKERTLIPRVKMNELDPEYRSHSRKEEVNLGLNEEQALTEAKRCLDCANPSCMEGCPVGIDIPGFIKNIERGEFLEAARTLKKTSALPAVCGRVCPQEKQCESKCIHLKMGHEAVAIGYLERFAADYERESGQVLVPEIAAKNGIKVAVVGSGPAGLSFAGDMAKMGYDVTVFEALHEIGGVLKYGIPEFRLPNKIVDVEIDNLSKMGVTFVKDCIIGKTLSVEDLENEGYKGIFVASGAGLPNFMNIPGENSINIMSSNEYLTRVNLMDAASEDADTPVTFGKRVAVIGGGNTAMDSVRTARRLGAEKAMIIYRRSEAEMPARLEEVKHAKEEGVEFLTLHNPIEYIADEKGRVKQVVLQKMELGEPDASGRRSPVPIPGATVTLDIDMAIVSVGVSPNPIVPHSIPGLELGRKGTIAVNEDMQSSIPTIYAGGDIVRGGATVILAMGDGRRAAAAMNRQLQKA
- a CDS encoding DUF4468 domain-containing protein yields the protein MKKLLFILLACLPLFGMAKDKKENSDPKYLAGAITLEDGKVTFNHEIKAPSLSKEQLYQQMLDWANNRFKPDGKLQSRVVYTSEEEGDIAASAEEYIVFSSSALSLDRTRIYYQYLIHVTDGVCQMTMTRIRYWYDENRDGGQKYTAEEWITDDMALNKKKTKLAPICGKFRRETIDLKDQLFQSATDALGQKVLANEATPAATVPATPLAPALTGELKDVDVTKLTDNWNSQLQNGRITLTANEEEIEIKPENWGGFGKMFNKNVAYLLIAQDRIALSALMEQCTEYKITFYAQGSTQPAAVIECKKSMSQKMTADDLKSLNIQADSSKSYTMYTGEITRTLLRQ